From one Rhodamnia argentea isolate NSW1041297 chromosome 1, ASM2092103v1, whole genome shotgun sequence genomic stretch:
- the LOC115731204 gene encoding LOW QUALITY PROTEIN: protein PUTATIVE RECOMBINATION INITIATION DEFECT 1-like (The sequence of the model RefSeq protein was modified relative to this genomic sequence to represent the inferred CDS: inserted 1 base in 1 codon; substituted 1 base at 1 genomic stop codon) gives MRVEETFDPNMGNPDLVEVSHVPNGLCLGPAMGNGDEVEEEEGEGGEGGGTEDSSSPPSSCSQGHRCSLNLRTRHGGAICLLCLSNLLTAPRPPTVHVSYALSQLSRAFSDPPFLRSLLTFHAHLLVFPLVHALSTSDDEPIACQVIHLVILLSDSGRESALACEFASRVSGLLCSRALGWSRRQVYVLHCFGILLNHGTIDVYASIKDKHALVVHLMDGLQLPSDDIQGEILFVLYKLSVLQREYGDGRKSDKSEPFVTCSPKLIHLSLDVLLKTQSDDVRLNCVAFLSMLVQRGFLKDPYEGCMSNLSSVEADSLVQITVDLSDISSLCTLFSEAIKGPLLSSDGQVQMGTLELIAYYLRELNSVKQFQLLVEANIADYVFEILRLSECKDPVISSCLGVLDLLSNAGQAFTQRLAVGFASLIPVFAYVAEVPFHPGQFQPLKLVLSCISDCPGVASISQSEQLAVILARMLRRYNDGETGMLSESFMLVCSILMSTMNSPTSHDVLNLTTCIQESLKDAILACLSATREHTDLLLHSLLLLKEXFAYGCGGYPVNSSNKNGLQHCVIDICRHWLLPWLWTSIKGEVEDEETLLGMLDIFHAILIHSYDDQTSEFTEDPISSSWFCFSSSCLALYPTERMKSRIYLMMSSLMEVLLGNDCGQNIRDAVSYLPSDPNALLFLPGQQCSHNMQLSFCQSAALQILYCSSLFDERLAADKIVLASLEQFILVNGCDPTRTSMSSSAVIQLVAVYSLYRGLAKMSYQIISPKSDNPLIVHGKKIHGLDVQLIAELVAAEDNYAAKLLVYIFEEVVTENNLENDLTSVLNLMEDVIRIHSHGNFHFQHMSSVDSDVLADDEAWVAVALKLMDHLIYSGDIGKCSTCCLILGILCLVLHHXTNGALVEASKTVLLNTSLASTLSSAIHVACPNGPAMHNIDEGTTDGETLLHVLLLQYFAFKRVMHFGLPLVKLVASYCLLELFIRLSEQRDSEHEDLCTNKYWMSLMAVFEGLFLYNDNRVAMNSSLCLAMSLKWVKQEVAKIFNRRSMWCRMILEELVISLAAPSLASKSSTNHHKAAIIVAVALLKLPKVPEWLRSVFNDTFLTGILGNLTGSNLSAEIFLLLRELLNSKLLRAADHVANLNRVLQESRSHTYGGNLKAESKEKCLKKVIAVDDGTAATIDFLNDLITSDSRRAESYGGLQIGMGRLLDDIEMFFRSTAARDVTRNS, from the exons ATGCGGGTTGAAGAAACCTTCGACCCAAATATGGGCAACCCGGATCTGGTCGAGGTCTCACATGTGCCTAACGGCCTTTGCCTAGGGCCAGCAATGGGCAACGGCG AcgaagttgaagaagaagaaggagaaggaggagaaggaggaggaacagAGGATTCATCGTCGCCTCCAAGCTCTTGCTCGCAAGGCCACAGATGTTCTCTCAACCTCAGGACTCGACATGGAGGCGCCATTTGCTTGCTCTGCCTCTCCAACCTCCTCACCGCCCCTCGCCCGCCCACCGTCCACGTCTCCTACGCCCTCTCCCAGCTCTCTCGAGCCTTCTCCGACCCCCCGTTCCTCCGATCTCTCCTCACCTTCCACGCCCACCTCCTCGTCTTCCCTCTCGTCCACGCGCTCTCCACCTCCGACGACGAGCCGATAGCTTGCCAGGTCATCCACCTGGTCATCCTACTGTCGGATTCCGGCCGCGAATCGGCATTGGCTTGTGAGTTCGCGTCTAGGGTTTCGGGCCTGCTCTGTTCTCGCGCGCTGGGGTGGAGTCGACGCCAGGTTTATGTG CTCCACTGCTTTGGAATCCTTCTAAACCATGGGACAATTGATGTTTATGCCTCAATTAAAGATAAACATGCCCTTGTTGTTCATCTTATGGATGGTCTTCAACTACCGAG TGACGACATCCAGGGGGAGATATTATTTGTGCTGTACAAGTTGTCAGTCCTCCAGCGGGAATATGGGGATG gtcgcaagAGTGACAAAAGTGAGCCTTTTGTTACTTGTAGTCCCAAGCTCATTCATCTGTCATTGGATGTCCTCTTGAAGACCCAAAGTGATGATGTTCGCCTGAATTGTGTAG CATTTTTGTCAATGCTGGTTCAAAGAGGGTTTCTCAAAGATCCATATGAAGGTTGTATGAGCAACTTGAGTTCTGTTGAAGCTGATAGTCTCGTACAAATTACAGTTGATTTATCAGATATCTCTTCCCTCTGCACCTTATTTTCAGAGGCCATTAAAGGTCCATTGCTTTCATCAGATGGTCAAGTCCAAATGGGCACATTAGAGTTAATTGCCTATTATTTACGTGAACTAAATTCAGTCAAGCAGTTTCAACTTTTGGTGGAAGCTAATATTGCGGATTATGTATTTGAAATTCTCAGGTTATCAG AATGCAAAGATCCTGTCATCAGCTCTTGCCTTGGAGTTCTTGATCTCCTGTCAAATGCTGGACAAGCTTTTACACAGAGACTTGCGGTTGGCTTTGCCTCTCTAATTCCTGTCTTTGCTTATGTTGCCGAAGTGCCGTTTCATCCTGGTCAGTTTCAGCCACTGAAGCTCGTCCTTAGTTGCATTTCTGACTGCCCTGGAGTGGCATCAATTTCACAAAGTGAACAACTAGCTGTTATTTTGGCGAGGATGCTTAGAAGATATAATGATGGTGAAACAGGCATGCTTTCAGAATCATTCATGCTGGTATGCTCTATCTTGATGAGTACGATGAATTCCCCAACTTCTCATGATGTCTTAAATCTAACAACGTGCATTCAAGAGTCATTAAAAGATGCCATTTTGGCTTGTCTAAGTGCCACCAGAGAGCATACAGACCTCCTCCTGCATTCCTTGCTTCTACTGAAAG GCTTTGCTTATGGTTGTGGAGGTTACCCTGTCAACAGCTCCAACAAGAATGGATTGCAACATTGTGTCATCGATATATGTAGACATTGGCTATTGCCTTGGCTATGGACATCCATCAAAGGAGAAGTGGAGGATGAGGAGACTCTCCTGGGTATGCTTGATATTTTTCATGCAATACTTATTCACAGCTATGACGACCAAACTAGTGAATTCACAGAGGACCCGATCTCTAGTTCTTGGTTCTGCTTCTCATCCAGCTGTCTGGCTTTATATCCAACAGAGAGGATGAAAAGCCGAATTTATTTGATGATGAGTTCACTTATGGAAGTTCTACTTGGAAATGATTGTGGGCAGAACATTAGGGATGCTGTGTCTTACCTTCCATCTGATCCAAATGCCTTGCTGTTTCTGCCAGGGCAACAGTGCTCCCATAATATGCAGTTATCCTTTTGTCAATCTGCGGCCCTCCAAATTTTGTATTGCAGTTCTTTGTTTGATGAAAG GCTTGCAGCTGATAAAATAGTGTTAGCTTCCCTTGAACAATTTATCCTTGTCAATGGGTGTGATCCAACACGCACTTCTATGAGTTCATCAGCTGTTATTCAACTAGTTGCTGTATATAGTCTGTATAGGGGTCTTGCCAAGATGAGCTACCAAAT AATTAGTCCTAAATCCGACAACCCATTAATTGTCCATGGGAAAAAGATTCATGGTCTGGATGTGCAGTTGATTGCAGAATTGGTGGCAGCAGAAGACAATTACGCTGCAAAACTACTTGTGTACATATTTGAAGAGGTTGTCACAGAAAATAACCTAGAGAATGACTTGACTTCAGTATTGAATCTCATGGAAGATGTCATAC GTATACACAGCCACggcaattttcattttcaacataTGAGTTCAGTTGACTCAGATGTTCTTGCTGATGATGAAGCTTGGGTTGCAGTTGCTTTGAAG ttGATGGATCACTTGATTTACTCGGGTGACATAGGAAAGTGCTCTACTTGTTGCTTGATTCTGGGCATTTTGTGTTTGGTTTTGCACCACTGAACAAATGGAGCACTAGTGGAGGCTTCAAAAACTGTTCTTCTCAACACTTCATTGGCATCAACCTTGTCCAGTGCTATTCATGTGGCCTGTCCAAATGGACCAGCAATGCATAACATTGATGAGGGAACAACGGATGGAGAAACTTTGTTACATGTGCTTTTATTGCAATATTTTGCTTTCAAAAG GGTGATGCATTTCGGACTTCCTCTTGTCAAGCTCGTCGCTTCATACTGTCTGCTGGAGTTGTTTATTAGGTTATCTGAACAGAGAGACAGCGAGCATGAGGACCTATGCACGAATAAATACTGGATGTCACTGATGGCTGTATTTGAAGGCTTGTTTTTGTACAATGATAACAGAGTGGCAATGAACAGTAGCCTTTGCCTCGCAATGAGCTTAAAGTGGGTAAAACAGGAAGTAGCAAAAATATTCAACAGGAGAAGTATGTGGTGCAGAATGATTTTGGAAGAGTTGGTGATATCTCTGGCAGCTCCGTCTTTAGCATCTAAATCTTCTACTAATCATCACAAGGCTGCTATCATCGTAGCTGTAGCACTACTGAAGCTACCTAAAGTTCCAGAATGGCTGCGGTCTGTGTTTAATGATACCTTCTTGACTGGTATACTTGGAAACCTCACAGGCAGTAACTTGAGCGCAGAGATTTTCCTCCTATTGCGTGAGCTGTTGAACTCTAAGCTCCTGCGTGCTGCTGATCATGTGGCTAACCTAAACAGGGTGCTTCag GAATCCAGGAGCCACACGTACGGTGGAAACCTGAAAGCagaaagcaaagagaaatgTCTGAAGAAGGTTATCGCCGTTGACGATGGCACGGCAGCAACTATCGATTTTCTCAACGATCTGATTACATCTGATTCACGACGAGCAGAGTCTTATGGAGGACT